CCAGGGCCGCGGCCCCCAGCAGGTCTCCCTGAATGGCGATGCGGTTCCGGTCCCGGCAGGCGACCTGAAGCACCGGCTCGTAGCCGGCCCTCACCAGCAAGGCACAGACGGCGACGCTGGACATATGGACATGGGCCCCGGAAGCGTCGGTGGCGTTGATGGCGTCGCACACCGGCGCCAGGACCAGCGCCCTTTCGGCGACCGTTTCGGGGTCTGCGGTGTCGGGGGAGTTGATCTCGGCGGTGACGGCGAAGCCACCCGAGCGAAGCACCCGCTCCAGCCGCGAGCCCGACTTCAGGGGGTTCACCGCTTCCAATGGGGACCTGCCTTTTCGCCTTCGGAGAAGTGATTGACCCAGGCGGACGATCCTTGGCGGTCGTAACTCAGCGGTGGCAGTACGTGGAGGATCTCGGAACCGAAGCGGGGCATCTTCCTGGACCGTTCCCAAGCCTGTACCCAGACACACGGCATTTCCGGAACGACCTCGCAATGTCCATTGGGCCGCACCCCGCCGCAGGGTCCGTTGCGGAGATTCTTGGGACAGGTCATGGGACAGGTCATCCCGGTGCTGTGCAGGACGCATTGACCGCACATGCGACAGTCGAAAACGGCGCCCTTGGTCAATCGCTCCGCCGGAATCAGGAACCGTTCGAAACGGCTTCCGGGTTTGAGCCGGGAACGGAACAGCCCAAGAATCTTCACACTTAGAAGATAGATCGACTCTAATATTTGAGGGTGATTCTGAAGAAATCTCACGGTTCTCCCCTGCCCTCGTTCAACTACTTGGATCCGAATCCAATTGCCCCGGCATGGCCTGGAACAGACATCCTTCCACAAAAATATCGAAGAAGTCTTCGGTCGTCTCCAACTCGATGTGTTCAATTCGCGTGACCATCTCCTCAAGACGGCGCCTGAGGGTCCGGCTGGTCAACATGAGCGTGGCTCCCTCGAGCGCGCTGTTCCCCACCTTGGCGACGCGGCCTTGGGGAAGGGGTGGGATAAACCCGATGGACATGGCGTTGTCCACGTTGACGTAATTGGCGAAGCCCCCCGCCAGATAGAGCCGCTTGAGCTGAACCGGCGAGATCCCGTACTTCCTCAAAACGATCCACTGACCCGAGTAATTGGCCGCCTTCGCCTGCGCCAGGGCGCTGATGTCGGCCCGGGACAGGAAAATCCCCCGTTCGCCCGGAATGGTGAACCGGTCCAGTCCACCGGCAAGAACACCCAGGTAGTTCATGTCCTCGACCCGAAGCAACTCCGCCAGAAGATCGATCAAGCCCGAGCCGCAGATCCCCTCCGGCGCGGCTCCGCCGATGGTCCTCCAAATCACCTCTCCGTTCCGGAGTTCCACCGACTCGATGGCGCCTTCGTATCCGGGCATGCCGAAGGTGATCTCACCACCCTCGAATGCGGGTCCCGCCGGGCAGGAAGCGGCCATCATCCCATGGCGGTTTCCGACCACTACTTCGGTGTTGGTCCCCACGTCGACCAGCATGACCACGTCTTCTTCCTGATCCATCCCCACGGCCAGAAGGTCGGCGGCCACGTCGGCGCCGACGTGGCAACCGATCAACGGCCCCCCGTAGAGGTTGGCCGCGGGATGGACTCTCAGTCCCAGGTCCCGGGCCTGGAAATTCAGGACGGTGTCGACTCTTTCGCCCCGTTCCATTTCCAGTTGGGTGACCGACTGGTACGGCTTTTCGCCGATGGATTGGATGTCAAGGCCGAAACACAGGTCACGCATGGCGGCGTTCCCCACGATGACGACCTCGTAGATCTGGCGCCGCGGCACCCCCGTCAATCGGCTCAGCTCCCGGATCTCGTAGTTGAGCCCGGCAATCACCGAGTTATGAAGCTCCCCCCGGTAGGGTCCGCCGTCATAGGAAATCCGGCGCATGATGTCGCTTCCGCCGAATCTCTGCGGGTTTTCGAACGAGGCGGTGTGCAGGACCGCGCCGTTTTCAAGATCCACCAGATTGAGGGCGATGGTCGTCGTCCCCAAGTCGACCGCAAGGCCGTAGATCCCGCCCCGGTAGGTATCGATGGTACTGCCGTCAAAAACGACATTCGCCCCTTGGAGCCGCGTCAGCGGCTCGACGGGGGCATGACGGCGGACCGTTTGGGTCAGGATCCGCGGACGTCGGCGCAGCAGGGCAAATTCGATGGTGGCGCCGGCATCCAGGACCTGGGCCTGACAGGCCAAGCGATAGCCCTCACGGAGGAACTTCTCCGCCTGGGTGGCGGCGGTCAGCGCTTCCCCGCCCCGGACGATCTGGACGATGCACTCGTGACACTCTCCGCTGCGGCGACAGGAGGTGGGGACCCGCACCTGAAGGTCATCGGCGTAGTCGAAAACCGTCCTGCCGGACACCAGGTCCAGCTTGTGGTCACCGTAGTGGAGGGGGGACATGGCAGCGCAATTTCCTGCGCCAGCACGACGCGGACGCGATTGCAGGTTCCTCTAGAGAAAGTGGCCGCGGAATCCGGTCATCCAACAGCGTGTGGTCCGAGCCGCCACGGGCTGCTAGATTTCCCAGGCATCCTGATAATTCAGATCGTCGCTTCCGGTGCAGAGAGGCAACCCTTCGGAACCGGGACGCCGGAATTGGTTTCGGCAACCGAAACGGGCGGTGCAGCGATCCCGGGCATCCTTGTAGGGACACCGCCGTTTGGATACGAGGTTGGCCGTTTCGCCGATCTGCCGGTAGATCTCCCAGAGGCGATCCATGCTGGCATTGAGTTTCGCCTTGTCGACAGGTCGAAATTTCCCGGGTACGTCTGTTCGCGACACTGGCCTGCATCCGTCGGGGAGCCGCCTCAATTTAAGAATAGTCGGAGGCGGCTTGCTGCGGCGTTTCCTGCCGGACACCCACGAGTTCCTTGGCCTTTTCCACACAGGCAATGGCGTCCTTGCCATAGCGGTCGGCCCCCATATCGTCGGCGAACTCCTGGGTCACCGGAGCTCCACCCACCATGGTGCTGACGACATCTGTCAGACCCGCATCTTCCAAGGCCTGGATGGTCCGTCCCATGTTGGGCATGGTCGTCGTCAATAGGGCGGACATCCCAATGACCTGGGGTTCGAATTCGAAAACCGCATCGACAAACTCGTCCGGCTTGGTATCGACCCCCAGATCGTGCACGATGAAACCGGCTCCCCGGAGCATCATGATGCACAGATTCTTTCCGATATCGTGGAGGTCTCCCTTGACGGTCCCCATGACCACGGTGCCCACGGGTGGAATGTCGGAAGCGGAAAGGATGGGCTCGATATGCGCCATCCCGGCCTTCATGGCCCGGGCCGAAATCAACACTTCGGGAACGAAGATGATGTTGTCCCGGAATTTGATCCCCACCAGCGCCATGCCGGCGATCAGCCCGTCATCCAAAACCGTATTGGCGGTGTACCCGGTGTCCAGAGCCTCTCTCGTCAGGCGGTCGACTTCGTGCTGGTTGCCGATGATCAGGGCGTAACTGATGTCCTGCATCAATGGATCGGCGTTCCGGAAGAGCGATTTGATGTGCTCTCGCTCGTTCCGGCGAGCCACGTGCCGGAGTTCCCTGGTCAGGCCCTCGTTGATCTGCGACATACCCGCACTACTACCCAAATCGTTGAATTTGACAGACGCCAAGGCGCACTAAGGGGGAAATTAAACCTTTTCGGGTCAAGGTTTGTCAAACCTGACGCCGAACGGGACAGGGGGTGTCACGGCCCGGTCAACCGGCCATCCCTCCAGGCCTGAATGTAGTTCATGCAGAAATCGTCCCGGCCCAGCAGCATGTCCCGAGCCAGGCCGACTCTCTCCGAATCCAGGTCCAGGGCAAACACGTCCTGCACGCGATTCTGGACGGGATCCATGATGGCGGCGTCGATACCGGCCTCCAGACTCAGGTGAATGAAAGTGGCGTTGATGAGCTTTCGATTGGGAAGACCGAAGGAGACGTTGCTCAACCCGCCGGTGACGTGCACGTCATCGCCGAAGATACGCCGGACCTCCTCGACGGCATCCAGAAAATGGCGCCCAAAGTCCGGCGAGACCGAAATCGGGAAGACCAGGCAATCGATGAATACGTCGTCGAGAGGGAATCCCCGCTTGACAGCCGCCTCCATGACCTGTTCCACGTTGGAGACACGATCGTCCGCGCTCTCCGGCATTCCGTCCTTTCCGGCGGCCGTCACGATCATACGGGCATCGTTTTCCTGGACCAGATCCAGGGTCTCCAACCGTTCCAGCGCGACGGAATTGACCAGTGGGCGGTCCGATCTCCGGGTGTGCGCAGTCAATCCCGTGGCGATGATTTCCGCGTTGGAAGAATCGATGCTGAGAGGCAGGTCCGTCATGCCCTGGACTCTCTCCACGAGCCAGGTCATGGCTCGGTTCTGGACCTTGATGTCGTAGGAGATTTCGTCGACGTTCAGATCCAGAAAATGGGCGCCGGCGGCTTCCTGGCGGCGAACCTCGAACTCGATGTAGGCGCTCCCCTCTTCCTCCTCCACGGGATCGCCGCTGATCCCCTTCTGGACCGCGATCATGAAATGCTTGATCTGACCCTGCTCGTAGGGCTGAGTCTTCTTGGCGCTCTCCGGCACCCGGAGGTATCGGCGCTCCCCGGGACTGGGGTCGAAAAAGACGGCTTCGGCTCCGTCGGGCGTCGTCGCAGTCCTTATGCCATTCCGCAAAACGATGCGGGTGGTATGGATATTTTCGCCGATGATGATCAGATCGCCGGAGTCTGTCACGAGCTTTGACATGGAATACCCGATTGGGCGCTTCAGGCGTAGTGATCCCGGCACCAGTCCTTGACTGCCCGCGGAATTTCGATGAGGTTTTCCAGTTTGGTCGCCAGGGGAATGGCACACTCGGGAGAGATCATGTCGACGCCCGCCGCCATGCACTCGTTGACGGCGGCTCGGACGTCCTCCGGACCCCGGCTGTAGAGGAGTTCCGGGTTGTTCAGATTCCCCACCAGGCGGATCCGCCCGGAAGCGATCTTCATGGCTTCGGCAGGGTCGTTTTTGGAATCGAAGTGGAAGCAGGCCATGCCGGACTGTGCGATGTAGTCGAGGCGGTCCAGCGTCTGGCCGCAGATGTGGAGAATGAGCGGGCACGGGATTCGCTCACGCATCTCCTTGTGGATCTCCAACAGGAACCTGCGGTAATACTCACCGCTCACCAGATCTCCCGTGGCATGATCCGGAAAGGTGAGCGCATCGGCGCCGGCTTCGATCTGGGCAATGGAGAACGCAACCGAGATCTCCTTGAGCCGATCCAGGCAGAGCATGGTCATCCCCGGATCGTCGATACTCATGAGCAGGAACTTTTCCACGCCGAAGACGTGATACGCCAACGTCCAGGGCCCCATGGCCTTGCCGATGATGGCCACCTCGTCTCCATACTCCTTCTTCAGGATTCGGAGCGCGTCCAGAACGCAGACGTTGTCCGGATGGGTCAGGAAATCCTTCGGCATGTGGATGTCGTCCGGCCCCGACCAGATCGGGTTGTTCATCCGTACCGTGGGCCAGTTGTCCTTGACCTCCCACTGCATGTCGCATCCCAGAGCCGAGGACTCCTGGATGATGGTGAAGACGGGCATGATGCAATCGTAGCCCAACTCGGTGTACCCCGTTGCCGCCAGGCGCGCATTGAGCTCGGCGTCACGGCACGCGTCCGGAAACGGAGCGTCCACCATGTCCATGAGTTCCACGGTTGCGACGTTGGTCGGATTGCAGACCGGCGGGCGATCCACCGGCTTTCCGGCCAGCGCGTTCATCACCCGCTCTCTACCGGTCATGGTCTCCACGAATGGCATACCGTCTACTCCTTGCGATCAAAGAGGGCTGAAGCCCGCGGTTCCGGTGGTGAGTTGACCTCTCATTGCCGAACTCTCCAACATGTTCTCCACGGCGCTGATGTTTCGTGAGAAGGGAAACAGGAGCCGGACCAGCGGCTCATGGCGGTGTCCACAACTGAAGGTGACACCGAAGTTTCCCGCCTGCTCCATCTCGCCGTACTTTCGAAAGCCCACGACGATGGCACGCAGGCGAAAAGGCGCGTTGCGCGCGTCCCCCAGCGACGAGACCTGGTAGATCCAACGATTCTCGGAATGGTGCGGCGTGAGCTTCAGGGTCAGAGGACTTCGGGTATCCCTGATCACCATCTCACCCGTGGGATGAGCAAAGTCGGGATCCTTTTCCACGGCTTGCGGCATCAGGAACTTCAGAGGACGGGAATGGAGTTGTCCGCAGGGGAACCGAACCTGGTTCCTGCTGCCCTCCACGGGAACCAGGCCACCCAGATTGCAAAGTTGGTCCCGGATTCTCTCGACCCGTTCCTCGACGCCCGGCTTCCTGCTGTAGGTCCAAACGGTCAAGACGCCGTCCTTCTCATAGAGAGCCACGGTGATGTTGTGAAAATGCGGATCCATGGAAACCAGTTCGAGACAGCGCCCATAACGATGAATCGTCTTCTCGACCTGGGAAAGCTTGCCGTTCCTTCCCTTCATGACGAAATACTCCCGGGGGTATTGCCGGACGGACGGTCGCTGATCCAGCGCTCCAGCGCGCCGGGACGCTCATCCCGCTGACCTGCACGGTGAAGCCGGCAAATCCGGGCCGCCAGATCTTCTGGAAGTCCCCGATTGAATCTCCCGGCCATATCTTGAGCCAGCCGCCGGGGATTTCCAGAGGCGCGCCCGTGATCCAGCCACTCCCAACCCTCCAGATAGGCGTCGCTCCCCATGCTGCCCTCGAACATGGCGACGGCATCCACCGCCTCCTGGAACCGGTGGTCCAGCATCTCGGAAACCCGATCGCCGCCGGCTTCGACTTGCACCTGAACCGGGATCTCTTTCCAGTACAGCACTCGGATTCTGGCCACGGTTTCGGCTCCTGCGAGAGATGATCCGGTATCGAGTGTCGCCGCCCGCTGGGAAGGTCAGGCTACACCAGTGCCAGACACCCTGTAAAGCCTGTCACAACTGGCAAATCCCGCTTCCAGGCCGTTGACGGAGGAGAGTCGCAAAGTCTCGGATACGCCCTTCCCCTTCTTGACTTGGTCCGAGCCACTTCCGCAAAATGTGGACATGGATGTCTACGAGGAGATCGTCCGTCTCCGGCGCGAGGGAAGCTCGGGCGCACTGGCGACCATCGTTCGCCGCTTGGGGAGCACTCCCCGCAAAGACCATGCCAAAATGCTGGTCCGCCAGGATGGCAGCTTTGTGGGCACGGTGGGCGGTGGCTGTGTCGAGGCCGAGGTCTGGCGGCATGCCAACCAGGTCATGGAGAGCGGCCGGGCCACTCTGGTCAAATACGAATTGACCCAGGAAGACACGGAAAACGAGGGTCTGGTCTGCGGAGGAACCGTGGAGATCTTCATCGAGCCCGTGATCCCCGAGCCCACGTTGATTCTCATGGGGGCCGGCCATTTGGGACAGGCCATCGCCGAGGCCGCCGACCGGGTCGGCTTTCAGGTCGTTGTCCTCGATGATCGGGAGTCATTTGCCAATCGCGAGCGTTTCCCCCGGGCCCGGGAGGTGATCGTGGACTCCTTCCGGACGGGCCTCTCGCAAACTTCCGTCACCGTCAACACCTTCATCCTGGTCATCACCCGCGGTCACAGCCATGATCATGCTGCCTTGGAACAGGCCATCCGGACCGACGCCCGATACGTGGGACTGGTGGGGAGCCGCCGCAAGATCCAGTTGATCGTAGAGCACTTGCTTGAGCAAGGGTATGACCCCGACCGGTTCAAGAGGCTCTACGCCCCCATCGGCCTGGCCATCGGGTCCGAGACGCCGGAGGAGATCGCCATCAGCGTCGTGGCTGAATTGATCGCCATCCGCAAGGGCGTGCATGAACGAAATCACAAGCAGCGTTTCGTTCAGAAAATCCTGGACCGGGCCAGAATGAAGTCCGCTCCGGTCCGGGTCGCCGCCGGGTAACCGGCTCCGCATCCTCCCCTACCCGGAAGCGGAATCCTCCGCCAGCAAGCGGAGTATCTTCTCGTCCATCGCGCCCTTCCTCACGATCCGGGGCGCCTCTCCGCACAGATCCAAGACCGTAGAAGGCGCCGACTCCGGAAGTGTGCCCGCGTCCAGAAACAGATCGACCCTGGGCCCGAAGAGGGCTTCCAACCGGGATCCGGATTCCGGGGCCGGCTGTCCCGAGAGATTGGCACTGGTGGAAACGATGGGAACGGCGAGGCTTTCCAGCCACAGCCGGAGGAAAGGCAGGCTGGGACAACGGATCCCGACCTTGCCCTGGTTTCCGGTGACGGGCGCCGGGATCGTAGACGCAGCCGGCACCAGGAAGGTGACCGGTCCGGGCCAAAGTCGATCCGCCAGGTGTTGAAACTGTCGCGGCAATCCGTCGGTGAGTCGTTCGGCCGCCTCCAGGTCTGGAATCAAGAGCAACAGACCCTTGTCGGCAGTCCGGCGTTTCAGTTGCAGGATCTTCTCGAGAGCTGGCTTGCACAATCCGTGGCAACCGATTCCGTAAACGGTATCGGTGGGATAGATGAGGACTTCCCCGCGATGGACCGCCCGGGATGCCACCTCGACGATGGCCGGATCGGGCCGGTGAAGATCGACCTCCAACCTTCTTCTCCAACCTTGACCAACGTCCTTCATCTGTCCGCACCCTACCCCGGCTAGTTGGACCACGGGACGGCCCTCGCCACAGGCTGCTAGAATACCACCCGGTGTCCACTTCTCCGGAGGTGATCCGAAGCCGGTCCAACCGGCGATTTCAACGGCTGCGCAAGTTGGCGGCCAATTGTGCCTCCTCCGATTGTCCCTGGGCCCTGGTGGAGGGATGGAAACAGGTTTCGGATCTTTCCAGAACTCTTGAAATCGAAGTCCTCCTCTACTCTCAGGACAGCGATATCCGGCTGGCCAAGCTGAGGCGCCAGAGCCGAAACATCTTTCATCTTTC
The genomic region above belongs to Acidobacteriota bacterium and contains:
- a CDS encoding corrinoid protein — protein: MSQINEGLTRELRHVARRNEREHIKSLFRNADPLMQDISYALIIGNQHEVDRLTREALDTGYTANTVLDDGLIAGMALVGIKFRDNIIFVPEVLISARAMKAGMAHIEPILSASDIPPVGTVVMGTVKGDLHDIGKNLCIMMLRGAGFIVHDLGVDTKPDEFVDAVFEFEPQVIGMSALLTTTMPNMGRTIQALEDAGLTDVVSTMVGGAPVTQEFADDMGADRYGKDAIACVEKAKELVGVRQETPQQAASDYS
- a CDS encoding ASKHA domain-containing protein, giving the protein MSPLHYGDHKLDLVSGRTVFDYADDLQVRVPTSCRRSGECHECIVQIVRGGEALTAATQAEKFLREGYRLACQAQVLDAGATIEFALLRRRPRILTQTVRRHAPVEPLTRLQGANVVFDGSTIDTYRGGIYGLAVDLGTTTIALNLVDLENGAVLHTASFENPQRFGGSDIMRRISYDGGPYRGELHNSVIAGLNYEIRELSRLTGVPRRQIYEVVIVGNAAMRDLCFGLDIQSIGEKPYQSVTQLEMERGERVDTVLNFQARDLGLRVHPAANLYGGPLIGCHVGADVAADLLAVGMDQEEDVVMLVDVGTNTEVVVGNRHGMMAASCPAGPAFEGGEITFGMPGYEGAIESVELRNGEVIWRTIGGAAPEGICGSGLIDLLAELLRVEDMNYLGVLAGGLDRFTIPGERGIFLSRADISALAQAKAANYSGQWIVLRKYGISPVQLKRLYLAGGFANYVNVDNAMSIGFIPPLPQGRVAKVGNSALEGATLMLTSRTLRRRLEEMVTRIEHIELETTEDFFDIFVEGCLFQAMPGQLDSDPSS
- a CDS encoding XdhC/CoxI family protein, encoding MTWSEPLPQNVDMDVYEEIVRLRREGSSGALATIVRRLGSTPRKDHAKMLVRQDGSFVGTVGGGCVEAEVWRHANQVMESGRATLVKYELTQEDTENEGLVCGGTVEIFIEPVIPEPTLILMGAGHLGQAIAEAADRVGFQVVVLDDRESFANRERFPRAREVIVDSFRTGLSQTSVTVNTFILVITRGHSHDHAALEQAIRTDARYVGLVGSRRKIQLIVEHLLEQGYDPDRFKRLYAPIGLAIGSETPEEIAISVVAELIAIRKGVHERNHKQRFVQKILDRARMKSAPVRVAAG
- a CDS encoding L-threonylcarbamoyladenylate synthase → MEVDLHRPDPAIVEVASRAVHRGEVLIYPTDTVYGIGCHGLCKPALEKILQLKRRTADKGLLLLIPDLEAAERLTDGLPRQFQHLADRLWPGPVTFLVPAASTIPAPVTGNQGKVGIRCPSLPFLRLWLESLAVPIVSTSANLSGQPAPESGSRLEALFGPRVDLFLDAGTLPESAPSTVLDLCGEAPRIVRKGAMDEKILRLLAEDSASG
- a CDS encoding methylenetetrahydrofolate reductase C-terminal domain-containing protein — its product is MYLLSVKILGLFRSRLKPGSRFERFLIPAERLTKGAVFDCRMCGQCVLHSTGMTCPMTCPKNLRNGPCGGVRPNGHCEVVPEMPCVWVQAWERSRKMPRFGSEILHVLPPLSYDRQGSSAWVNHFSEGEKAGPHWKR
- a CDS encoding dihydropteroate synthase yields the protein MSKLVTDSGDLIIIGENIHTTRIVLRNGIRTATTPDGAEAVFFDPSPGERRYLRVPESAKKTQPYEQGQIKHFMIAVQKGISGDPVEEEEGSAYIEFEVRRQEAAGAHFLDLNVDEISYDIKVQNRAMTWLVERVQGMTDLPLSIDSSNAEIIATGLTAHTRRSDRPLVNSVALERLETLDLVQENDARMIVTAAGKDGMPESADDRVSNVEQVMEAAVKRGFPLDDVFIDCLVFPISVSPDFGRHFLDAVEEVRRIFGDDVHVTGGLSNVSFGLPNRKLINATFIHLSLEAGIDAAIMDPVQNRVQDVFALDLDSERVGLARDMLLGRDDFCMNYIQAWRDGRLTGP
- a CDS encoding virulence factor, whose amino-acid sequence is MARIRVLYWKEIPVQVQVEAGGDRVSEMLDHRFQEAVDAVAMFEGSMGSDAYLEGWEWLDHGRASGNPRRLAQDMAGRFNRGLPEDLAARICRLHRAGQRDERPGALERWISDRPSGNTPGSISS
- a CDS encoding MtaA/CmuA family methyltransferase — protein: MPFVETMTGRERVMNALAGKPVDRPPVCNPTNVATVELMDMVDAPFPDACRDAELNARLAATGYTELGYDCIMPVFTIIQESSALGCDMQWEVKDNWPTVRMNNPIWSGPDDIHMPKDFLTHPDNVCVLDALRILKKEYGDEVAIIGKAMGPWTLAYHVFGVEKFLLMSIDDPGMTMLCLDRLKEISVAFSIAQIEAGADALTFPDHATGDLVSGEYYRRFLLEIHKEMRERIPCPLILHICGQTLDRLDYIAQSGMACFHFDSKNDPAEAMKIASGRIRLVGNLNNPELLYSRGPEDVRAAVNECMAAGVDMISPECAIPLATKLENLIEIPRAVKDWCRDHYA